CTCGGCGAACGTTTCCTTGTCGGTGCGCCAAAGCGCCTCGGGCGTCTCGGTGTTGCCGAGCCAGTAGGCCCGACCGGGGCGGAACGCAAAGAGAGCGAAGTCGCCGTTCGCCATGTCCAACCGGACGGCGTCGTAGCGGTCGTCGCCGACCGAAAACCACGGCTCCTCGAGGCGCGCGCCGAACGTCGCCTCCAGCGGGGCGAGAAGCTGTTCGCGGACGCGGTCGCGCGACCACGTCGCGTTCGATCGGCGGAAGCGAAGGGGGCCTGCCACACTCGAACGTCGGTCCCGAATCGTTTACTGGTTGCGTTTGCGGGGTCGAACACCCGATACATTCATAGTGAACAATGACCAAGGAACGACATACCATGTCAATGGGTGCCTATGACGAAGCCGAACACGAGCGTCGAGAACAGAAGACATCGAGTGTCGACGCCGCCTTCGACGACGAGCGGACGACCTACCGTGGGGAGTTGAAATACGACTCCGGGGACTCGGCGGAAGCACTCATCGACCAGTTCAAACAGATGCGGAAGTGACCGATCGAGCGCTGTCGGACGGCGACTATTTATATATCCCGGAGCATCCGGCGGCGTCGCACGGCGCATCCGGCGGCGTCGCACGGCGCATCCGGCGGCGTCGTTTATATACCCCTGCCGACCCCGGCGTCTCTGTCGGTCCGGGCGCGGACGGCTACTGGCCCCGAACTTCGACGGCCAGCGCCTCGGGAAGCGATCCGCCGCGGCGGTACGGGTCGACCTCGAAGACACCGAGCGTGACGACGACCCGGCCGGCCTCCATCGAGCCGCGCAACACGACGCCGTGGCCGGCGACCGCGAGGAAGGGAACGTCCGGAACCGGCCGGGCAGCGAGGTCGCCACCGGCCGCCGCG
The genomic region above belongs to Natronomonas moolapensis 8.8.11 and contains:
- a CDS encoding DUF5786 family protein: MSMGAYDEAEHERREQKTSSVDAAFDDERTTYRGELKYDSGDSAEALIDQFKQMRK